The following DNA comes from Streptomyces pristinaespiralis.
CCACTCCACCGACAGTCGTCGCACACCTGTTGATAACTCCTGGTCAACGCGGTGCCGCGGGCCCTACGATGGCCCCTCTTCCGCCCTCTTCGCGATCACCGCCGTACGGGATCGCCCGACCCGCGCCGTCGCCCGACCCCCCACCGGCGCAGCGACGATGACATCTGAGACGACACCGTCCGGCGGTACGACGACACCGCACACCTTCCAGGTCGACCTTCGCGGCCTGGTGGACCTCCTCTCCCACCACCTCTACTCCAGTCCGCGGGTCTATCTGCGCGAACTCCTCCAGAACGCCGTGGACGCGATCACCGCCAGGCGCGCGGAGGACCCCTCGGCGCCCGCGCGGGTCAGGCTGTACGCCACCGGCGACGGTCTGCGCGTCGAGGACTCGGGCATCGGCCTGACCGAGACGGACCTGCACACGCTGCTCGCGACGATCGGCCGCAGTTCCAAGCGCGAAGGGCTCGAGTCCGCGCGGGCCGGGTTCCTCGGTCAGTTCGGCATCGGGCTGCTCGCCTGTTTCGTCGTGGCCGCCGAGATCCGGGTGGTGAGCCGCAGCGCCCGTACGCCCGGGGCGCCGCCCGTGGAATGGTCGGCCCGCGACGACGGGTCGTACACGGTGCGGACCCTGCCCGACAGCGCCCGGCCGGAGCCGGGCACGACCGTGTACCTCGCGCCCCGGCCCGGTACCGCCGACTGGCTCACAGAGGAGCGGGTGACCGCCCTGGCACGGGACTTCGGCTCCCTGCTGCCGTACGACGTACAGGTCGGCGACACCCCGGTCACCGACCTGCCGGCGCCCTGGGACCGTGCGTACCCGAGCCCGGCGGCGCGGCGGGTCGCTCTCGCGCGCCACTGCCACGACGTGTTCGGCTTCACCCCGCTCGACTCGGTGGACCTCACACTGCCCGTCGCCGGAGTCCGCGGGATCGCGTACGTGCTGCCGTCCGCGGTCAGCCCGGCGCAGCGCTCCGGGCACCGGGTGCACCTGAAGGGCATGCTGCTCACCGACCGGGGGGACGAACTCCTGCCGGACTGGGCCTTCTTCGTACGGTGCGTCGTCGACACCGACAGCCTGCGCCCGACGGCTTCCCGCGAATCGCTGTACGCGGACGAGACCCTCGCCGCCGTACGGGAGGCGCTCGGCGAGCGCATCCGGGAGTGGCTGACCGGGCTGGCCGCCGGGGACCCGGAGCGGCTGGCGCAGTTCCTCTCCGTCCATCACCTGGGCGTGAAGTCGCTGGCCCGGCACGACAGCGACATGCTGCGGACGATGCTGCCGTGGCTGCCGTTCGAGACGACGGACGGGCGGTTGTCGCTGGAGGAGTTCGCCCAGCGGCACCCCGTCGTGCACTTCGCCCGGACGGTCGAGGAGTACCGGCAGGTCGCGCCGATCGCCTCCGCGCAGGGCATCGGCCTGATCAACGGTGGTTACACCTACGACTCCGAACTGGTCGAGCGCCTGCCCGAGGTGCGTCCCGGCACGGTCGTCTCCGAACTCGACGCGGACACGGTCACCGCGCACCTCGACGCCGTCGATCCCGCGGAGGAGCTGGCCCTCGCCGGTTTCCTGGCAGCCGCGCGGACCAGGCTGGAGCCGCTGGGCTGCGACGTGGTGCTGCGCGCCTTCCACCCGCTGACCGTGCCCGCGCTCCACCTCGACGACCGGGCCGCCCGGCACGAGCAGGCGCGCGCGGAGGAGGAGGCCCGGGCGGACGACCTGTGGGCCGGGATCCTCGGGTCGCTGCGCGGCAGCGCACCCCGCGCACGGCTCGTGCTCAACCACCTCAACCCGCTGATACGCAGGATCGGTTCGCTGGACGGGGAGCTGGCGGGGACGGCGACCGAAGCGCTGTACGGACAGGCCCTGCTGATGGCGCAGCGGCCGCTGCGGCCGGCCGACTCCGCGCTCCTCAACCGCGCGTTCATGGGCCTGCTGGAGTGGGCCACCCACGACCAGGAGAACGGACGATGAGCCTCGACACCCCCATGGACGCCGAAGCGCTGCGCCAGGCGTTGCGCGACAACGACCGTGAGCCGGAGGGGCCCGCGCGCAATGCCCGCGCGGAGCGGCTGTTCGCCGAGATCGAACAACTCGGCGACACGTCGCTCGTCATCGACGGCCTCGACCATCTGATGCAGGTCTACAACTACAGCTCCGAGGCGGACAAGATGTTCGTCCCCTTCGCGCGGCTGCTGCGGATGTGGGACGACCGGCCGGAGGACTTCGGCCGGCGGCAGGTCCACTCCCTGTTCTGGATGTTCAAGTGGGTCTCCAGCGGCATGGTCGACCAGCCGCACATCCCGCTCGCCTCCATCGAGAAGTGGCAGGCGGAGATGGAGCACCGCTACCGGCTCGCGGGCCACTCCGAGCGGGCGGTGCGGCAGGGTGAACTGCGGATCGCCCGGCACATCGGCGACCTGGAACGCGCCCAGCGGGCGTACGACGCCTGGCAGGCGGCCGACCGGGACGACAAGAGCGACTGCCATGCCTGTGAGTTGCGGAACCAGGGCTCGTGGCAGGCCCAGTGCGGTGACGACGAGGGCGCCCTCGTCACGTGGCGGCCGGTGCTGGACGGCGAGTTCACCTGCGCGCACGAGCCGCACGCCGTGCTCGCCGCCTCGC
Coding sequences within:
- a CDS encoding HSP90 family protein, whose amino-acid sequence is MTSETTPSGGTTTPHTFQVDLRGLVDLLSHHLYSSPRVYLRELLQNAVDAITARRAEDPSAPARVRLYATGDGLRVEDSGIGLTETDLHTLLATIGRSSKREGLESARAGFLGQFGIGLLACFVVAAEIRVVSRSARTPGAPPVEWSARDDGSYTVRTLPDSARPEPGTTVYLAPRPGTADWLTEERVTALARDFGSLLPYDVQVGDTPVTDLPAPWDRAYPSPAARRVALARHCHDVFGFTPLDSVDLTLPVAGVRGIAYVLPSAVSPAQRSGHRVHLKGMLLTDRGDELLPDWAFFVRCVVDTDSLRPTASRESLYADETLAAVREALGERIREWLTGLAAGDPERLAQFLSVHHLGVKSLARHDSDMLRTMLPWLPFETTDGRLSLEEFAQRHPVVHFARTVEEYRQVAPIASAQGIGLINGGYTYDSELVERLPEVRPGTVVSELDADTVTAHLDAVDPAEELALAGFLAAARTRLEPLGCDVVLRAFHPLTVPALHLDDRAARHEQARAEEEARADDLWAGILGSLRGSAPRARLVLNHLNPLIRRIGSLDGELAGTATEALYGQALLMAQRPLRPADSALLNRAFMGLLEWATHDQENGR